acaaactttttacacatttgtttagctttttgtaatgtattgagttacaaacacagacttagtcaaagttgtttcacattgatttttcaagtgggaagccatgataaaattgttttataaattaaaaataaaatacatacccaatcctcattcatatggccactttcagaACTGAAGATTCTGTGTGCTCCACTATCAAGGATATTGTAAAATTGTGTGTGCTTTCTGAGACTAAGAATATCATCTCAATAATTCTTGGCAGGAAAATATAGCACAAAGTATTGCTGTACGGTACTTTATAAACAGACATCTCAATTCTTTGAATGCCTGCTCTGATAAGTACCATGGAGTAGTAACATTGGAAGTGAAATCGTCTTCTATTTACCTCTATCTACATACAAAAGCTATTCAATAACTATCTTCCAGCTCCCAGTAAAACACactttagcccccccccccccccccccaagaaagAAGAAGTTGTTTCTTTTCAGCGCACACATTACTTAAATACCCCAGCATcggtctttttttgtgtgtgtttgtccagcccatgcagtctgtagatctgtggggaaacacaacaataaccctccctacttcagtgaagccACCTACAGAGCCAAATCATAAACAAGCAAATGCCAtctaccccacatacacacttgctctaaagtactaaataaaaagaacagtaattgccataatagtagattgagtgacaagTTTGTTGGCaattaaatctttttttttttaaattgcgtCGTCACACCAtcttagacaaactgtcctgaccagaagcAATTCTTTCTATTTTTCTGTGGCCTCACACATCAAACGCCCATTCAGAGTCTCTTCAAATCTGTACTAGCTGTGACTGgggtattattattttttatcagataaccaacaatacattgttaaaataccaataattacacattgtacatgtcaattagaggtctagTTTATCTATAAGTTGAAATAGTGATTCATTGGAGATGCTGATTTTTGGATGCAGACCCAAAAGTCTATTTTAATGGATTTATTGCAATGCACCATACTACAGGGTATGTgtaaagctacatgtacacacaaaatatttacccacaggtgattcaatactgtgcaggaTGTGCTATatttaagtcattatatctaacataaCAGTTGCAAAAAATGTTCCATCTGcagctagtgtagttttaatattaatattacaaaacGGTCCTTTCTTGTATATGTAAAGTCTCTCTAACTTTTTGTTTGATGGATAGGCAATCTAACAAAAATGGTGTTTATTCTTTGAATGCTTACATTACCATAATTTGCCAGAAAATTTGTGAGATCtttgtttaaaaatattttagttaCAACAAAACCCTGAAATgtcattgatgtacatgtatcagtattaCAAAAAAGGATGCACATATTGCCTCCTCCCGTGATCAgagagatggacagacagattcAGCTATGTGAAAGGGAGTCTACACTAACATATGACTTACCAATGGTACGTCAAAGCTGTTAATACCACAAACGTGATACTTGCGACCACCACAAACTCAATTCTTGATTTGTTGTACCACAGAGTTTTGACAAGAACACCGTGGCTGTCATCAAGACGTGGATTAAGATTCTTAGTTCCAGCCTTATTCTTTATAGTTTTACATTTATAGTCAGAATCAAGTAACATATACATAGGTAGGCTGTATGTTATAGGATATATCTTCATATGTACAGCTAAGCCCAGCAGGAATGCAgctgtttttgttttccttgtcaTCAGGGCCTGTAAACACAACAGCACCAGCAGTGCCATGATAGACTCGGCATTTCCACGACTGGATACCGCCATCGGAAGTGGATTGAATAACCAGAAGAGGGATGAAATGTGGGAGATGTACTCTGGGCATTGTCTTAGTCTGAGAAGTTTATAGATCAGGTAACCGCTGGCAACGTCACACAGGACGAAGATCATCTTCCCAAATATTGGCAGGATGTAAATGTTTGGAATCAGTAACCATGCCAACAGTGGAGTGTATCGATAAGTTGCTCTCTCATATGGAGATTCACCctgtaaataaaaaagaaaaaaaaataattaaaaaataataaatgataaaaaaaataatacaatcatttttattttgttaaatgtaTACTAATGTACTTCAAAGTCTACTAATGAGAGCTGAGGTAACAGTTATACATTGAAATATGGCAATACATGTATTGCCAAGATGTCATGTTTACACTgcttgaaattaattttttttctttggtagtcacTTTAAGAAAGTGGTAACCCAAGGATGACATGTAACCAGCAGTTTTATATTCCTGTTCCcttatttgaaaatgttgttattaaaatacttttatttctgtaaatcttccatcctttaaatcattgcataatcaatgGTACATTGTAGCCAAATAGagttttttgttgaaaatagaaaagatAGCCTACAGCATACAGTGCAGAAATGGGAAAACTTTGATCGTTGAATTATCCAACGTAATTATAAGTTACTTCCTTTTTgtgcattttgttttgtgttgtaaTCATTTGCTTCTCcttgaatcaaaataaattcttttagaaacaaataaaaaaaaatttgacatgatttaatacaaaaaaaatacgaaaatttattttgaaatgcacAAATGGTTGCCAAATTTGTCTGCGATTTGAACATCGACAGATTGTAAccaatgcacatgtacatgtgtttttaGGGTCACAGACGATAACAGCTGTGggacccccaccccaccccatctcAATCCACAATACAATGCACAAATAATTctcagatttacatgtacattatcaaaGGTACAATTATTTTAATACTATCATGCAGGAGTTCGTGAAAGATTGTGTGTGGCATCATAATTGTGGCATATCAATCGTGTACTGAAATGACCCGAGTTGATTGTAACTATATAAGTGAACAAAATCattgataatgatattaaatttgattttaaaaaaaataaccatataTTGGATGCATCTACTGCATATAACTCTGGACATATACGCTCCGAGGACTCCGACACGTCTTATATGATCAAGAGGTGTCGGTGTCATCGAATGGCATATGTCCTGAGCtagaaaaacatgaaaaatccTGGAGCAAAAAGATGAGACGAGAAATATTTTTTAGTTTAGAAATACTCCCCGGTTCTTCTATGGATTAATGGCTCACACACTTTCAAATGTGGACGATAATTTGACGTATCTCCGAAAATATGAACGATTCACCAACCTGTGTGATGTACCTTGCAGCGTCCGTAAAGACGTGATAATCAACGTCTGTGTAAGGGACCAACATTGCCCGGTCTTGCCATTCCCCGTACAGGACGAGAGCGAAACGGGTGACAAGTGCGATACAAAGCGAGTTCTCAAAACTCCACATCCTGGACACTGACGAATACAAATCAAGTGACTCTATCGCACGTCCCTTGTAGATTAGATagttaaaatattcaaagtttAGCCTAAAATGCAAAAACAATTTGGACCAGACGTCTAACACGGTGCTTCATATGGAAGCTGCCATCTTTTTCTTTGAAATGCAAGCTGATTGGTCAAACATATGAACTCTCGCGCACAGTGAGATCTACCGAGACTTCTCCGTTAGCTGAAACAAAACACTTCCTGGTTTCGCAAACAGGTGAAATAATACACTCCACTCTCTGCTTGTCACTTTTGAAACGTGATAATCTCTACTGGCGGTTGACACAACATTCACGTGGAAGGACGATATTTAAAGTCATCATGGATTTCGCAAGTCAGAAGAAAACAGCAGAGGATTGGGCAGGTGCAACATCGTTTCAACTTGTATTAGCTGACGACAGCGAACAACGTTTAGTATTTTCGTCCGGAGATGTTTCATTTTTCGTCGTCTGTCCTGAACCAGGACAGAAATCGTTTGTAAGTTTTCATTAAAGTCATAAATTGTACTGAATATAGATCTTTTGCTGAATAGAAGGCCCGGAGAGAAGGGTATCCAGATCGCGCAATATCATAGCTATCTTATGTCTTCCGGCATATAAATtctaatttataatttatacatatatactaatataGTTCCTTGTATATAGTAGTGTACAACAGTTTGGACTGACAGGACTTCTAATAGTACTCGATTCTTACATTGTTCGAATTACAAATGAGATATTTTCAGAATCTAGTCCCGACTTGCAAACAGGACTTTATTCCTAATAAATGAACTTGAAGTTATTGTGTATGTATCCATAGACCCTAGGGTCTATGATGTATCTGACAAATAGGTCCCACACAAAAAGTGGTCAGAGACGACAGGTAGCAAAGGTATTGATGTGACTTTCTTCCTTGTACCTTTACTGTGTACTCAGGAGTCAAGTAGAAATACACTATGCTATGTGACAccctggcagacagacagacagacagacactcacatGCACGCAAATACATGCATGTCAGTATGCATATATAGTCAatgacatgcacacacatgcattgcatacatgtgcatacatacatccatccatccatacatacatacatacatacatacatacatacatacatacatacatacacacatgcatacatgtacatacatacatacatacatacatacatacatacatacatacatacatacatacatacatacatacatacatccatccatacacacacacacacacacacacacattgattaATTCCGTGCTATTTTCAAtgtctttgtttttaaaatatatggaaaaagaaACTTAAGCCCTCCATGGTAAGTTCAGCTGATTTATCATGCATTGATCTAGAATGATTTGATGTAGTTTTATTCACATTggatgttttgtttgtttatttttaccagCATGTATGGAGTGATAATGAAGTATGTTTAGTATACCTGACTGAGGTCCAGGATTATATTTCCTCCTGTGGAGAGAAGACATTGAAAGAAGTACTTGATAAAACAGCCAAGTCACTAAGACCAGTAAGAACTCACTTTTCAGTGTAATATTTGCTTTGGAAATTCTTTCTCATCATAAAACTTTGAAATGATGGATTGTTCAGCCAATTAGAAATGACAACAATGTTGAAATGATCAAAGAAATATCAGTAGTGAAGCATCTCTCACTTCAATTTTTAAATCTTCCATCTTGCAAATATGTCTCTTAGATTTTACATGTAGGTTTTTGGGGAATATTTACCCAGACCATTTAATCTACAGATTGAGTTTGCTGATCATACATACATCAGAAATTACAACATTTGAATGAGTTGAAAATAAAGacagacatttttttaaaagatatttacatttcaaagcTATAATCATTAGTGTTTTTAATTGGCACAAGATAACTTTAAACTTGATGGAATTAACTCATCTGACATTGTTACAATAGTTGATAGCGTATGGATAGTGTGATAGGTTTCCTTTAACCTCTTACTATAAGAATACAACTTTAGAGTGGGGAAATGTAATTTAGCAATTGCCTGCACCAGATCTCTCTCCCACAGAAGTGTATTCTTGGTAATACTAGTACTTTACATCCAGAATTGCATGTAGCATGATCCTCGTGACAGGTTTGCATGTCTCAAGCAACTGATACATCTTAAACTATGAAGAATGGTCATTTGTGtattgacacaaatattttacttgCGCAAATGGGCAGCCGCAAGTGAGAATGAAAATCTACTTGCCCAGCAGTATATTTAACTTGCCCCGAGCAAGCAGACAACCATTAATTTTGAGCTTTACTCATAAACCAGTTTTTTCGTGACTTTAAAGAAATGTGCTGTGTGACTTTCGGTGCAGATGATTTGGGATTATGTTCCCCCCAGACTATTGTGTGGGTGGTCTCGTAGTAGAGCCCCCAttagtgagagtctgggtaaccaagactacat
This portion of the Glandiceps talaboti chromosome 7, keGlaTala1.1, whole genome shotgun sequence genome encodes:
- the LOC144438073 gene encoding GPI alpha-1,4-mannosyltransferase I, catalytic subunit-like; this translates as MWSFENSLCIALVTRFALVLYGEWQDRAMLVPYTDVDYHVFTDAARYITQGESPYERATYRYTPLLAWLLIPNIYILPIFGKMIFVLCDVASGYLIYKLLRLRQCPEYISHISSLFWLFNPLPMAVSSRGNAESIMALLVLLCLQALMTRKTKTAAFLLGLAVHMKIYPITYSLPMYMLLDSDYKCKTIKNKAGTKNLNPRLDDSHGVLVKTLWYNKSRIEFVVVASITFVVLTALTYHCYGFKAIEETYLYHITRKDIRHNFSVYFYMLYLNAEWEYAWILGLAVFVPQLVLLILTSFKYRQDIAFCCFVHTFLFVTFNKVCTSQYFLWYLCLLPLVLPTLRMRIRSGIFLIGLWGLGQAIWLNAAYLLEFEGQNTFLYVWLAGIVFFAINILILVRLFRCHLMFPLFRNEKITSLGF